One genomic segment of Natrialbaceae archaeon AArc-T1-2 includes these proteins:
- a CDS encoding calcium-binding protein: MTPDEDHMDEPTDSKNREAAAAAALAAGVGVSAGAGGAVAQETQDVVLKASHYYPNEEFVILTDFEERNRVEFLEEYDDDEDVFDDHDDWEVYSALVEAGEPAGRLVLMMIENGVDPDPGDRGTMGDSPSFWDYEWDMLEVDVTFDDDDNDVDDEDDVDDDDDDNDVDDEDDDDDGILG; this comes from the coding sequence ATGACACCGGATGAAGACCACATGGACGAACCGACCGACTCCAAAAACCGGGAGGCGGCTGCGGCTGCCGCGCTCGCGGCCGGTGTCGGCGTTTCGGCCGGTGCAGGCGGCGCTGTGGCCCAGGAGACCCAGGACGTCGTCCTCAAGGCGAGCCATTACTACCCGAACGAAGAGTTCGTCATCTTGACGGATTTCGAGGAGCGAAACCGGGTCGAGTTTCTCGAGGAGTACGACGACGACGAGGACGTATTCGACGACCACGACGACTGGGAAGTGTATTCGGCGCTCGTCGAGGCCGGCGAACCGGCGGGCAGACTGGTACTCATGATGATCGAAAACGGCGTGGATCCGGACCCCGGTGATCGAGGAACGATGGGCGATTCGCCGTCGTTCTGGGACTACGAATGGGACATGCTCGAGGTTGACGTTACGTTCGATGACGATGACAACGATGTCGACGACGAGGACGACGTCGATGACGACGACGATGACAACGATGTCGACGACGAGGATGACGACGACGACGGCATCCTCGGGTGA